Proteins encoded within one genomic window of Variovorax sp. OAS795:
- a CDS encoding ABC transporter substrate-binding protein produces the protein MRSSALSMAGAAALALCAAATPAQAQDKFTYMTNWYAQAEHGGFYQAVAQGIYKKYGLDVTIKMGGPQVNITQMMAAGQADCIMGSSDIQMMQVREGGVPVVNVAAFFQKDPQVLIAHDDVKKFEDLKGKTLLIGAQANRGYWPWLKARFGLTDEQTRPYTFNIQPFVADKNSAQQGYLTSEPYAIQKAGVKSTVLMFSDHGFPAYATTVSCMEKTVKDRSKQVEAFVKASAEGWKSYLADPAPANALIKKDNPNMTDDQLAYSVAKLKEMGMVTGGDAAKLGIGVITDARSKASYDFLVSAKLLDPAKVELAKTYTTEFVKDAKVLP, from the coding sequence ATGCGTTCTTCCGCTCTTTCCATGGCCGGCGCCGCCGCGCTCGCACTGTGTGCCGCCGCAACGCCGGCCCAGGCGCAGGACAAGTTCACCTACATGACCAACTGGTATGCGCAGGCCGAGCACGGCGGCTTCTACCAGGCGGTGGCGCAGGGCATCTACAAGAAGTACGGGCTCGACGTGACCATCAAGATGGGCGGCCCGCAGGTCAACATCACCCAGATGATGGCCGCGGGCCAGGCCGACTGCATCATGGGTTCGAGCGACATCCAGATGATGCAGGTGCGCGAAGGCGGCGTGCCGGTGGTCAATGTGGCGGCCTTCTTCCAGAAGGACCCGCAGGTGCTGATCGCGCACGACGACGTCAAGAAGTTCGAGGACCTGAAAGGCAAGACGCTGCTGATCGGCGCGCAGGCCAACCGCGGCTACTGGCCGTGGCTCAAGGCCAGGTTCGGCCTCACCGACGAGCAGACGCGTCCGTACACCTTCAACATCCAGCCCTTCGTGGCCGACAAGAACAGCGCGCAGCAGGGCTACCTGACCTCGGAGCCCTACGCCATCCAGAAGGCCGGCGTGAAGAGCACCGTGCTCATGTTCAGCGACCACGGCTTTCCGGCGTATGCCACCACGGTGTCGTGCATGGAAAAGACCGTGAAGGACCGCAGCAAGCAGGTCGAAGCCTTCGTGAAAGCTTCGGCCGAGGGCTGGAAGAGCTACCTCGCCGACCCGGCGCCCGCCAACGCGCTGATCAAGAAGGACAACCCCAACATGACCGACGACCAGCTGGCCTACAGCGTCGCCAAGCTGAAGGAAATGGGCATGGTCACCGGCGGCGACGCGGCCAAGCTCGGCATCGGCGTGATCACCGATGCACGCTCCAAGGCGAGCTACGACTTCCTGGTGAGCGCCAAGCTGCTCGACCCGGCCAAGGTGGAACTGGCGAAGACCTACACCACCGAGTTCGTGAAGGACGCCAAGGTCCTGCCTTGA
- a CDS encoding LysR family transcriptional regulator, translating into MPNPPSPAAADRIELMQTFVHIVEAGSLSAAAQLTGATQPTVSRRLQALERMLGVRLLRRSTHAMKLTEDGERCYERARELIADWHAFEADLRGVGDEPEGMLRVVVPHALGQTLLVGPLADYLQAYPRVSVEWLLNDRRPDFIAEGVDCAIQVGEITDPMAVAIKLSEVPRVVVAAPSVLAGKEPPAHAAELAGLPWLALRTFYRNELLLTHRPSGETARVAIRPRMSTDSLYALQSAARMGVGACLGSAWLMKEDIATGRLVRLVPQWQVAALPVYLVYPPARFQPARLRRFVETMRAALADPAGRAWEAGS; encoded by the coding sequence ATGCCCAATCCTCCTTCTCCCGCCGCGGCCGACCGCATCGAGCTGATGCAGACCTTCGTCCACATCGTCGAGGCGGGCAGCCTGTCGGCCGCCGCCCAGCTGACGGGCGCGACGCAGCCCACCGTGAGCCGCCGCCTGCAGGCGCTGGAGCGCATGCTGGGCGTGCGCCTGCTGCGTCGCTCCACCCACGCCATGAAGCTCACCGAGGACGGCGAGCGCTGCTACGAGCGGGCGCGGGAACTCATTGCAGACTGGCACGCCTTCGAGGCCGACCTGCGCGGCGTCGGCGACGAGCCGGAGGGCATGCTGCGCGTGGTGGTGCCGCATGCGCTGGGCCAAACGCTGCTGGTCGGCCCGCTTGCCGATTACCTGCAGGCCTATCCACGGGTGTCCGTCGAATGGCTGCTGAACGACCGCCGGCCGGACTTCATTGCCGAGGGCGTCGACTGCGCGATCCAGGTGGGCGAGATCACCGACCCCATGGCCGTGGCGATCAAGCTCTCGGAAGTGCCGCGCGTGGTGGTCGCCGCACCCTCCGTGCTGGCCGGGAAGGAGCCGCCCGCGCACGCCGCCGAGCTGGCCGGGCTGCCATGGCTCGCGCTGCGCACCTTCTACCGCAACGAGTTGCTGCTCACCCACCGGCCGAGCGGCGAGACCGCACGCGTGGCCATCCGCCCGCGCATGAGCACCGACAGCCTCTATGCGCTCCAGAGCGCGGCGCGCATGGGCGTCGGCGCCTGCCTGGGCTCGGCCTGGCTCATGAAGGAAGACATCGCCACGGGCCGGCTGGTGCGGCTCGTGCCCCAGTGGCAGGTGGCGGCGCTGCCCGTGTACCTGGTGTACCCGCCCGCGCGCTTCCAGCCGGCGCGCCTGCGCCGCTTCGTCGAGACGATGCGGGCGGCCCTGGCAGACCCGGCGGGCCGTGCCTGGGAGGCGGGAAGCTAG
- a CDS encoding TetR family transcriptional regulator C-terminal domain-containing protein: protein MNADPATLPPTTAQEMPAPEGPLSRARPGRERIMAAIRSAAVAEFSLHGLKGTSTQAIAARAGLTKPQLHYYIAGKEELYEELLMQVLHAWKVVFSFEDASDPATVLGDYIRKKLDHAFDNPEISRIFTREVLDGGRNLDRYWPNAQAWTQKKVDVINGWIARGQMRPLDARLLLMHIWAMTQSYADYAIQTRVMLGLPRDAPIDREPIARELVAFVLGGCGIEA, encoded by the coding sequence ATGAACGCCGACCCCGCCACCCTTCCTCCGACGACCGCCCAGGAAATGCCCGCACCCGAAGGGCCGCTGTCGCGTGCCCGGCCCGGGCGGGAGCGCATCATGGCGGCCATCCGCTCGGCGGCCGTGGCCGAGTTCAGCCTGCACGGGCTGAAGGGCACCTCGACCCAGGCCATTGCCGCGCGGGCCGGCCTCACCAAGCCCCAGCTGCACTACTACATCGCCGGCAAGGAGGAGCTCTACGAAGAGCTGCTGATGCAGGTGCTGCACGCCTGGAAGGTGGTGTTCTCGTTCGAGGACGCGAGCGACCCGGCCACGGTGCTCGGCGACTACATCCGCAAGAAGCTCGACCATGCGTTCGACAACCCCGAGATCTCGCGCATCTTCACGCGCGAGGTGCTGGACGGCGGCCGCAACCTGGACCGCTACTGGCCCAACGCGCAGGCCTGGACGCAGAAGAAGGTCGACGTGATCAACGGCTGGATCGCGCGCGGGCAGATGCGACCGCTGGACGCGCGCCTGCTGCTGATGCACATCTGGGCCATGACCCAGAGCTACGCCGACTACGCGATACAGACGCGCGTGATGCTCGGCCTGCCGCGCGACGCGCCCATCGACCGCGAGCCGATCGCGCGCGAGCTGGTGGCCTTCGTACTGGGCGGCTGCGGGATCGAGGCCTAG
- a CDS encoding NAD(P)H-dependent oxidoreductase, which yields MRVLVVYCHPVETSFHSALHQEVLRNLRAAGHEVDDCDLYAEGFDPVLSRQERLGYHDVPANQLPLQPYVERLQWAEGLVFCFPTWCFGLPAMLKGYFDRLFMPGVAFDISDPAHVKPMLTHIKRISAVVTYGRPRWMAWYMGDPPRRIVTRYLLRLTGRRARVDYHAHYHMNVATEPQRKRFMARVGTAMARFA from the coding sequence ATGCGCGTGCTCGTCGTCTACTGCCATCCGGTCGAAACCAGCTTCCATTCGGCCCTGCACCAGGAAGTGCTGAGGAACCTGCGCGCGGCCGGGCATGAAGTGGACGACTGCGACTTGTACGCCGAGGGCTTCGACCCGGTGCTCTCGCGCCAGGAGCGGCTGGGCTACCACGACGTGCCGGCCAACCAGCTGCCGCTCCAGCCCTATGTGGAGCGGCTTCAGTGGGCCGAGGGCCTCGTGTTCTGCTTTCCGACCTGGTGCTTCGGCCTGCCGGCAATGCTGAAGGGCTACTTCGACCGGCTCTTCATGCCGGGCGTCGCCTTCGACATCAGCGACCCGGCCCACGTGAAGCCGATGCTCACGCACATCAAGCGCATCAGTGCCGTCGTCACCTACGGCCGGCCGCGCTGGATGGCCTGGTACATGGGCGATCCGCCGCGCAGGATTGTCACGCGCTACCTGCTGCGGCTCACCGGCCGTCGTGCCCGCGTGGACTACCACGCCCACTATCACATGAACGTGGCGACCGAGCCCCAGCGGAAGCGCTTCATGGCGCGCGTGGGCACCGCCATGGCGCGCTTCGCATGA
- a CDS encoding ABC transporter ATP-binding protein encodes MNRIEPHTLAPPAVPAVPAVEVLSAEKTYPNGTQALLPVDLSIAEGEFVTLLGPSGCGKSTLLKMVAGMLEPTDGRLLVWRKPVAEIHSCPHKLSFVFQSATLMPWASVRTNVRLPLDLAGVPRKEADARVMESLALVGLEKFSDALPRALSGGMQMRVSIARGLVTQPDLLLMDEPFGALDEITRHKLDADLLDLWRKKKLTVIFVTHSIHEAVFLSTRVVMMAARPGRVVEQFHIDEPYPRTPDFMVTPEFARHARRLQDSLLRASQGDEEMAR; translated from the coding sequence ATGAACCGCATCGAACCCCACACCCTCGCGCCGCCCGCGGTGCCTGCCGTTCCCGCGGTGGAAGTGCTCTCGGCCGAGAAGACCTATCCCAACGGCACGCAGGCGCTGCTGCCGGTGGACCTGTCGATCGCCGAAGGCGAGTTCGTCACGCTGCTGGGCCCCTCGGGCTGCGGCAAGAGCACGCTGCTCAAGATGGTGGCGGGCATGCTCGAGCCGACCGATGGTCGCCTGCTGGTGTGGCGCAAGCCCGTCGCCGAAATCCACAGCTGCCCGCACAAGCTGTCGTTCGTGTTCCAGTCGGCCACGCTGATGCCCTGGGCGAGCGTGCGCACCAACGTGCGGCTGCCGCTCGACCTGGCCGGCGTGCCGCGCAAGGAAGCCGATGCGCGCGTGATGGAGTCGCTTGCGCTGGTGGGGCTGGAGAAATTTTCCGATGCGCTGCCGCGCGCGCTGTCCGGCGGCATGCAGATGCGCGTGTCGATCGCGCGCGGGCTCGTGACGCAGCCCGACCTGCTGCTGATGGACGAGCCCTTCGGTGCGCTCGACGAGATCACGCGCCACAAGCTCGACGCCGACCTGCTCGACCTGTGGCGCAAGAAGAAACTCACGGTGATCTTCGTGACGCACTCGATCCATGAGGCGGTGTTCCTCTCGACGCGCGTGGTGATGATGGCCGCGCGGCCGGGCCGCGTGGTGGAGCAGTTCCACATCGACGAGCCCTATCCACGCACGCCCGATTTCATGGTGACGCCGGAATTCGCGCGCCATGCTCGGCGCCTGCAGGACAGCCTGCTGCGCGCAAGCCAGGGCGACGAGGAGATGGCGCGATGA
- a CDS encoding creatininase family protein, with product MLHGYIPPHRFLPYLCWTEIAALPDRENTVIVLPCGAIEQHGPHLPCSVDSVIASGVMGKALEKLPAEVRAFALPTITYGKSEEHLHFPGTMTLTGTTLLSTVTEIGESVYRAGFRKLLFANGHGGQPQVLEMAARELRLRHGDFVVVPHGVSRLPNASSKQISEQEKRLSMHAGHSETALMLALAPDTVHMERAAANFPPPFPIKLLSADGRPACAWTARDFGPSGVIGDPTSATREQGQEILDTLSDSWVQALTELHALRWVVREEATWERGHQQGFIQQSYQPA from the coding sequence ATGCTCCACGGCTACATTCCGCCCCACCGCTTCCTGCCCTACCTGTGCTGGACCGAGATCGCCGCGCTTCCCGACCGCGAGAACACGGTCATCGTGCTGCCCTGCGGTGCCATCGAGCAGCACGGACCGCACCTGCCGTGCTCGGTCGACAGCGTGATCGCCTCGGGCGTGATGGGCAAGGCGCTCGAAAAACTGCCGGCCGAGGTGCGCGCCTTCGCGCTGCCGACCATCACCTACGGCAAGTCCGAAGAGCACCTGCACTTTCCGGGCACCATGACGCTGACCGGCACCACGCTGTTGTCGACCGTGACGGAGATCGGCGAGTCGGTGTACCGCGCGGGCTTTCGCAAGCTGCTCTTTGCCAACGGGCATGGCGGGCAGCCGCAGGTGCTGGAAATGGCGGCGCGCGAACTGCGGCTGCGGCATGGCGACTTCGTGGTGGTGCCGCATGGCGTGTCGCGGCTGCCGAATGCATCGAGCAAGCAGATCAGCGAGCAGGAAAAGCGCCTGTCGATGCACGCCGGCCACTCCGAGACCGCGCTGATGCTCGCGCTGGCGCCCGACACGGTGCACATGGAGCGTGCGGCCGCCAACTTTCCGCCGCCGTTCCCGATCAAGCTGCTGTCGGCCGACGGCCGGCCGGCCTGCGCATGGACCGCGCGCGACTTCGGCCCCAGTGGCGTCATTGGCGACCCGACCAGCGCCACGCGGGAGCAGGGCCAGGAGATCCTCGACACGCTGTCCGACAGCTGGGTGCAGGCGCTCACCGAACTCCATGCGCTGCGCTGGGTGGTGCGCGAGGAAGCCACCTGGGAGCGCGGCCACCAGCAGGGCTTCATCCAGCAGTCGTACCAGCCCGCCTGA
- a CDS encoding amidohydrolase family protein gives MKAPALLRNARLPRWLLPAGWPRHDGVPVLARIALDAGRVQSVRPASQDDAALPADSWDLAGTLVLPGFVDAHTHLDKAFTLPRMKAVQPGLLGAIDAMLADRVHWNARDVHERASRGLQWAWACGTTHVRTHVDWWEPDAIPLAWPVMAELAEEWAGRVRLEQVSLIKLPLFEDAAQALRLARQVKATGPHALLGGFVHSTNWSENALRNLLVSAQACELDVDLHVDEELNPSSTGLQATARILREIGFEGRVVCGHICALAAQSEAQAFATLDAVAQAPITVVSLPATNLLLQDAVTGRTPRLRGITLVKEARERGIPLLFASDNVQDPFCRLGSFDPVDALGTAALVAQLDEPFDDWSQALCRGDWLQRTPATTPPTLVGAKADLVLFTEADRHGWPSRSAARVVLRDGRVTHGDAAPFHPR, from the coding sequence ATGAAGGCGCCCGCCCTGCTTCGCAACGCGCGCCTGCCGCGCTGGCTGCTGCCCGCCGGCTGGCCTCGCCACGACGGTGTGCCGGTGCTGGCGCGCATCGCGCTGGATGCCGGCCGCGTGCAGTCGGTGCGGCCCGCGTCGCAGGACGACGCCGCGCTGCCGGCCGACAGCTGGGACCTTGCCGGCACGCTGGTGCTGCCCGGTTTCGTCGATGCCCACACGCACTTGGACAAGGCATTCACGCTGCCGCGCATGAAAGCGGTGCAGCCGGGACTGCTGGGCGCGATCGACGCGATGCTGGCCGACCGTGTGCACTGGAACGCCCGCGACGTGCACGAGCGCGCGTCGCGCGGCCTGCAGTGGGCCTGGGCATGCGGCACCACGCACGTGCGCACGCACGTCGATTGGTGGGAGCCGGATGCGATTCCCCTGGCCTGGCCGGTGATGGCCGAGCTGGCAGAGGAATGGGCGGGCCGCGTACGGCTGGAGCAGGTCAGCCTCATCAAGCTGCCGCTGTTCGAGGATGCGGCGCAGGCCCTGCGGCTCGCCCGGCAGGTGAAGGCCACGGGACCGCATGCGCTGCTGGGCGGCTTCGTGCACTCGACCAATTGGAGCGAGAACGCGCTGCGCAACCTGCTGGTGTCGGCGCAGGCCTGCGAGCTCGACGTCGACCTGCACGTCGATGAAGAACTCAATCCCTCGTCGACCGGGCTGCAGGCCACCGCCCGCATCCTGCGCGAGATCGGCTTCGAAGGCCGCGTGGTCTGCGGCCACATCTGCGCGCTGGCCGCGCAATCCGAAGCCCAGGCCTTCGCCACGCTCGACGCGGTGGCCCAAGCGCCGATCACCGTGGTGTCGCTGCCCGCCACCAACCTGCTGCTGCAGGACGCCGTGACGGGCCGCACACCGCGCCTGCGCGGCATCACGCTGGTGAAGGAAGCGCGCGAACGCGGCATTCCGCTGCTGTTTGCGAGCGACAACGTGCAAGACCCGTTCTGCCGTCTCGGCAGCTTCGACCCCGTCGATGCGCTGGGCACGGCCGCGCTGGTGGCGCAGCTCGACGAACCTTTCGACGACTGGTCGCAGGCACTGTGCCGCGGCGACTGGCTGCAGCGCACGCCCGCCACCACGCCGCCGACGCTGGTCGGCGCCAAGGCCGACCTGGTGCTGTTCACCGAGGCCGACCGCCACGGCTGGCCCTCGCGCAGCGCCGCCCGCGTGGTGCTGCGCGACGGCCGCGTGACCCACGGCGACGCCGCGCCCTTTCATCCCCGCTGA
- a CDS encoding MFS transporter — protein sequence MSSIQPAHATAEGAAPAARDLPASLVLLLATGAGLSVASLYYAQPMLGVLGADIGASGRAVGFIPTLTQLGYALGILLLAPLGDRFDRRRIVLAKAAVLCVALLVAGAAPSIGVLLAASLAIGLAATMAQDIVPAAATLAPEASRGKTVGTVMTGLLLGILLSRVVSGFVAEHFGWRSMFIAAAASIALVGAAAWRGLPRFRPTTHLAYGALLGSLATLWSRHGTLRRAALAQGLLAVGFSAFWSTLAVMLHGEPFHLGSAAAGAFGLAGAAGALAAPLAGRLADRRGPELVTRLGAGLVVVSFAAMGLAPLMPPHAQLWLLALAAVGFDLGMQAALIAHQTIVYGIEPGARSRLNAVLFTAMFIGMAAGSALGALALAQWGWVGVTGLATGTAAAALAVRLWPRQAN from the coding sequence ATGTCTTCCATTCAACCAGCGCATGCGACAGCCGAAGGCGCCGCCCCGGCGGCCCGCGACCTGCCGGCCTCCCTGGTGCTGCTGCTGGCGACGGGCGCCGGCCTGTCCGTGGCTTCGCTGTACTACGCCCAGCCGATGCTGGGGGTGCTGGGCGCCGACATCGGCGCGTCCGGCCGGGCGGTCGGCTTCATTCCCACGCTCACCCAGCTGGGCTATGCGCTCGGCATCCTGCTGCTGGCGCCGCTGGGCGACCGCTTCGACCGCCGCCGCATCGTGCTGGCCAAGGCGGCCGTGCTGTGCGTCGCGCTGCTGGTGGCGGGCGCCGCGCCGTCGATCGGCGTGCTGCTCGCGGCCAGCCTGGCGATCGGCCTCGCGGCCACGATGGCGCAGGACATCGTGCCGGCAGCCGCCACCCTGGCGCCCGAAGCCTCGCGCGGCAAGACGGTCGGCACCGTGATGACGGGGCTCTTGCTGGGCATCCTGCTGTCGCGCGTGGTGAGCGGCTTCGTGGCCGAGCACTTCGGCTGGCGCTCGATGTTCATCGCAGCCGCGGCCAGCATCGCGCTGGTCGGCGCCGCCGCGTGGCGCGGGCTGCCGCGCTTCCGGCCCACCACGCACCTGGCCTATGGCGCGCTGCTCGGCTCGCTCGCCACGCTGTGGTCGCGCCATGGCACGCTGCGCCGCGCCGCCCTCGCGCAGGGCCTGCTGGCGGTGGGCTTCAGCGCCTTCTGGTCCACGCTGGCCGTGATGCTGCACGGCGAACCCTTCCACCTGGGCAGCGCCGCCGCGGGTGCCTTTGGCCTGGCCGGCGCGGCGGGCGCGCTCGCGGCGCCGCTGGCCGGGCGGCTGGCCGACAGGCGCGGGCCGGAACTGGTGACGCGCCTCGGCGCCGGGCTGGTGGTGGTGTCTTTCGCGGCCATGGGCCTCGCACCGCTCATGCCGCCGCACGCCCAGCTCTGGCTGCTGGCGCTGGCCGCCGTCGGCTTCGACCTTGGCATGCAGGCCGCGCTGATCGCGCACCAGACCATCGTCTACGGCATCGAGCCCGGTGCCCGCAGCCGGCTCAACGCCGTGCTGTTCACCGCCATGTTCATCGGCATGGCCGCCGGCTCGGCGCTGGGCGCATTGGCCCTCGCCCAATGGGGCTGGGTCGGCGTCACGGGTCTCGCGACCGGCACGGCCGCTGCGGCGCTGGCGGTGCGGCTCTGGCCGCGCCAGGCGAACTAG
- a CDS encoding ABC transporter permease, with translation MKKSPPLLGQPRVQRVLYPVLIGVVLVALWQWMVVAMELPPYLVPSPFLMVQTLVTDWVPLGNALLVTLKITVLSFALATVAGVLISFLFVQSKRIETALFPYAVLLQVTPIVAVAPLIIIWVKNPVAAMTVCAALVALFPIISNTTLGLRSIDPDLQSYFKLNRATRWQQLVRLRIPSALPYFFGGLRISSGLALIGAVVAEFVAGTGGSGAGLAYQILQAGFQLNIPRMFAALLLISLTGVALFVLMAWLTKVALGSWHASELSQD, from the coding sequence ATGAAGAAGAGCCCGCCCCTCCTGGGCCAGCCGCGCGTGCAGCGCGTGCTCTACCCGGTGCTCATCGGCGTGGTGCTGGTGGCGCTGTGGCAGTGGATGGTGGTCGCGATGGAGCTGCCGCCCTACCTCGTGCCCTCGCCCTTCCTCATGGTGCAGACGCTGGTCACCGACTGGGTGCCGCTCGGCAATGCGCTGCTGGTGACGCTCAAGATCACGGTGCTGTCGTTTGCGCTGGCAACGGTGGCGGGGGTGCTGATCTCGTTCCTGTTCGTGCAGAGCAAGCGCATCGAGACGGCGCTGTTCCCGTACGCAGTGCTGCTGCAGGTCACGCCGATCGTCGCGGTGGCGCCGCTCATCATCATCTGGGTGAAGAACCCCGTGGCGGCGATGACGGTATGCGCCGCGCTGGTGGCGCTTTTCCCGATCATCAGCAACACCACACTCGGCCTGCGAAGCATCGACCCGGACCTGCAGAGCTATTTCAAGCTCAACCGCGCCACGCGCTGGCAGCAACTGGTGCGGCTGCGCATTCCAAGCGCGCTGCCGTATTTCTTCGGCGGCCTGCGCATCTCGAGCGGGCTGGCGCTGATCGGCGCGGTGGTGGCCGAGTTCGTGGCCGGCACCGGTGGGTCGGGCGCGGGGCTGGCCTACCAGATCCTCCAGGCCGGCTTCCAGCTCAACATCCCGCGCATGTTCGCGGCCCTGCTGCTCATTTCGCTGACCGGTGTCGCGCTGTTCGTGCTGATGGCCTGGCTCACCAAGGTGGCGCTGGGCTCGTGGCATGCGAGCGAACTTTCCCAGGATTGA
- a CDS encoding asparaginase, with protein sequence MYLSSRFRAFAAGAALLAASALAQAQQALPNVVILATGGTIAGAGASAVNSATYAAAKVGVDKLIAGLPELAKIANVRGEQVFQVASESLTNDNLLTLAKRVSALSKQADVDGIVITHGTDTLEETAYFLTLTVHTSKPIVVVGSMRPGTALSADGALNLYDAVSVAGSKDAAGKGVLVTMNDNIDSGRDVSKNVNVKTSAFSSQWGPLGMVVEGKNYWFRAPVKRHTMNSEFDIDAINALPAVEIAMGYEGVSSIAIDAFAKSGVKAIVHGGTGNGSVANRIVPNLQKARTDGAIVIRSSRVADGFVIRNAEQPDDKYDWVVAHDLRPQKARILAMVALTKTSDTKELQRIFWEY encoded by the coding sequence ATGTACCTTTCCTCCCGATTCAGGGCCTTTGCGGCCGGTGCCGCACTGCTTGCGGCCAGCGCGCTCGCGCAAGCCCAGCAGGCACTGCCCAATGTGGTGATCCTGGCCACCGGCGGCACCATTGCGGGGGCTGGCGCCTCGGCCGTGAACAGTGCCACCTACGCGGCCGCCAAGGTCGGCGTCGACAAGCTGATCGCCGGCCTGCCCGAGCTTGCCAAGATCGCCAACGTGCGCGGCGAGCAGGTTTTCCAGGTCGCTTCCGAGAGCCTCACCAACGACAACCTGCTGACGCTCGCCAAGCGCGTGTCCGCGCTGTCCAAGCAAGCCGACGTGGACGGCATCGTCATCACCCACGGCACCGACACGCTGGAAGAAACCGCGTACTTCCTGACCCTCACCGTGCACACCAGCAAGCCGATCGTCGTGGTCGGCTCGATGCGCCCGGGCACGGCGCTTTCGGCCGACGGTGCGCTCAACCTGTACGACGCGGTGAGCGTGGCCGGCAGCAAGGATGCGGCGGGCAAGGGCGTGCTCGTGACGATGAACGACAACATCGACAGCGGCCGCGACGTGAGCAAGAACGTCAACGTCAAGACCAGCGCCTTCTCGAGCCAGTGGGGCCCGCTCGGCATGGTGGTCGAGGGCAAGAACTACTGGTTCCGCGCGCCGGTCAAGCGCCACACCATGAACTCCGAGTTCGACATCGACGCCATCAACGCTCTGCCGGCGGTCGAGATCGCCATGGGCTACGAGGGCGTGTCGTCCATCGCCATCGATGCGTTCGCCAAGAGCGGCGTGAAGGCGATCGTCCATGGCGGCACGGGCAATGGTTCCGTCGCCAACCGCATCGTGCCCAACCTGCAGAAGGCGCGCACCGACGGCGCGATCGTCATCCGCAGCTCGCGCGTGGCCGACGGCTTCGTGATCCGCAATGCCGAGCAGCCCGACGACAAGTACGACTGGGTGGTGGCGCACGACCTGCGTCCGCAGAAGGCCCGCATCCTCGCGATGGTGGCGCTCACCAAGACCAGCGACACCAAGGAACTGCAGCGCATCTTCTGGGAGTATTGA